From one Luteolibacter sp. SL250 genomic stretch:
- a CDS encoding formylglycine-generating enzyme family protein → MIRTFPFIALSILPAVAAELPHPDLLPTTKAIHEKIAKKADGDAASMKAYTETATLAGNATYDLVPIPGGEFTIGSPASEAGRKDDEGPQRKLKVEPFWMGKLEITWDIYRPFMENGKSRNKNGSLNRDSNIMTPEAPTVGDGETLNDSITQPTPPYMPMHFEMGEGYSKAYPAVGMTHHAANKFCEWLSEQTGHFYRLPTEAEWEYACRAGTTTAYSFGDDASKLGEYAWFAENSEYSYQKVGTKKPNAWGLHDMHGNVSEHVLDQYLPDAYSKLKDGDAASFVPAPNRYPTAVRGGNWESDKVELLRSAARVGSDPMWKVIDPQIPKSLWYFTNAPFLGFRIVRPLKTPTAEEMHAYWNQGPGPTE, encoded by the coding sequence ATGATCCGCACGTTTCCATTCATCGCCCTGTCCATTCTTCCCGCCGTCGCCGCGGAGCTTCCGCATCCGGACCTGTTGCCAACGACCAAAGCGATCCACGAAAAGATCGCGAAAAAGGCGGATGGGGATGCCGCCTCGATGAAGGCGTACACGGAGACGGCCACCCTGGCGGGAAATGCGACCTACGACCTGGTGCCGATCCCGGGCGGTGAGTTCACCATCGGTTCCCCGGCGTCCGAGGCGGGCCGCAAGGACGACGAAGGCCCGCAGCGGAAGCTGAAAGTGGAGCCGTTCTGGATGGGCAAGCTGGAGATCACCTGGGACATCTACCGTCCCTTCATGGAGAACGGAAAGAGCCGCAACAAGAACGGCTCGCTCAACCGGGACTCCAACATCATGACTCCGGAGGCTCCGACGGTGGGGGATGGCGAGACGCTGAACGACTCCATCACCCAGCCGACCCCGCCCTACATGCCCATGCACTTCGAGATGGGTGAAGGTTACTCGAAAGCCTACCCGGCCGTGGGCATGACCCACCACGCGGCGAACAAGTTCTGCGAATGGCTCAGCGAGCAGACCGGCCACTTCTACCGCCTGCCGACGGAGGCGGAGTGGGAGTATGCCTGCCGCGCCGGGACCACCACCGCCTACAGCTTCGGCGATGACGCGTCGAAACTCGGCGAGTACGCCTGGTTTGCGGAGAATTCGGAATACAGCTACCAGAAAGTCGGGACGAAGAAACCGAATGCCTGGGGCCTCCATGACATGCACGGCAACGTGTCCGAGCACGTGCTCGACCAATACCTGCCGGACGCCTACTCGAAGCTGAAGGACGGGGATGCCGCTTCCTTCGTCCCCGCGCCGAACCGCTATCCGACCGCCGTCCGCGGTGGCAACTGGGAGTCCGACAAGGTGGAACTCCTGCGCAGCGCCGCCCGCGTGGGGAGTGATCCGATGTGGAAGGTCATCGACCCCCAGATCCCCAAGTCCCTCTGGTATTTCACCAACGCTCCATTCCTCGGCTTCCGCATCGTGCGGCCGCTGAAGACGCCCACGGCGGAGGAAATGCACGCCTACTGGAACCAGGGTCCGGGGCCGACGGAGTGA
- a CDS encoding FAD:protein FMN transferase has protein sequence MPTRRRTLLLIAAALGLPRAGAAPEGGYRFQRGLMGTRFMVTCYHEEGELVGKAVAAAFAEADRINEAASDYIADSELLSIGKVPPGTPVRVSPLLFGLLEEAWAQAEKTGGLFDPTVGPLTRLWRESRRRKALPDAATLAKAKAAIGWKKLVLDPAESTATFTVPDMRLDLGGIAKGQAADRMLAILGKHGVPCSSVTAGGDVRMGDPPPGKEGWNIGVRNRDVDRNAAELVLRNKAVSTSGDLRQFIEIGGVRYSHIVDPATGLGLTRPVSATIIAVNAATSDALATACCIADRETGRKLAAAQGAEVFLAEG, from the coding sequence ATGCCGACGCGCCGGAGAACCCTGCTCCTGATTGCCGCCGCGCTCGGGTTGCCCCGGGCGGGAGCCGCTCCGGAGGGCGGTTACCGGTTCCAGCGCGGCCTGATGGGCACGCGTTTCATGGTTACCTGTTACCATGAGGAAGGGGAGCTTGTGGGAAAGGCCGTGGCCGCCGCGTTCGCGGAGGCGGACAGGATCAACGAGGCCGCGTCCGACTACATCGCGGACAGCGAGTTGCTTTCCATCGGAAAGGTGCCGCCCGGCACGCCGGTGAGGGTATCCCCGCTGCTGTTCGGCCTGCTGGAGGAAGCGTGGGCGCAGGCGGAGAAGACCGGTGGCCTGTTCGACCCCACCGTCGGCCCACTGACCCGGTTGTGGAGGGAATCCCGCCGGAGGAAGGCGCTGCCGGATGCCGCAACCCTGGCGAAGGCAAAGGCTGCCATCGGTTGGAAGAAGCTGGTGCTGGATCCCGCGGAATCGACCGCCACCTTCACCGTGCCGGACATGCGGCTGGATCTGGGAGGAATCGCGAAGGGGCAGGCGGCGGATCGGATGCTGGCGATTTTAGGGAAACATGGAGTGCCGTGCAGTTCCGTCACCGCCGGCGGGGATGTCCGGATGGGGGATCCACCTCCCGGGAAGGAGGGATGGAACATCGGCGTCCGCAACCGGGACGTGGACCGGAATGCGGCGGAACTGGTCCTGCGGAACAAGGCGGTGTCCACCTCAGGGGATCTCCGCCAGTTCATCGAGATCGGGGGCGTGCGCTACTCCCATATCGTGGACCCGGCCACCGGACTCGGCCTGACGAGACCGGTGTCAGCGACGATCATCGCCGTGAACGCCGCCACCAGCGACGCGCTGGCCACGGCCTGTTGCATCGCGGACCGGGAGACGGGGAGGAAGCTCGCGGCCGCGCAGGGGGCGGAGGTTTTCCTCGCAGAAGGTTAG
- a CDS encoding ThuA domain-containing protein: MTKKLKMIAFATLASLSGLQAAEPAKPLKVLLVLGGCCHDYAKQQYLLSDGISARANVDVQIEYSPDKGTKGKFPIYEKADWGKPFDVVIHDECCADVKDQPYLDNIFNAHKEGLPMVALHCAMHSYRSGPFQSPMKPDAPQAGWFNILGLQSSGHGPQKPIALSFVDKKHPITVGMEDWTTEKEELYNNVHGIEGNFKNWPDAHPLIEGKQDAGDQPGKNHAVVAWTNIYGPKKTKVFGTTIGHNNTTIQDARYLDLITRGLLWVTGKLDENGKPLPGYEAVKK, from the coding sequence ATGACCAAGAAACTCAAGATGATCGCGTTCGCCACCCTGGCATCCCTTTCCGGGCTCCAGGCTGCCGAACCCGCCAAGCCGCTGAAAGTCCTGCTCGTCCTCGGCGGCTGCTGCCATGACTATGCGAAGCAACAGTACCTTCTCTCGGACGGCATCTCCGCCCGCGCCAATGTCGATGTGCAGATCGAGTATTCCCCCGACAAGGGCACCAAAGGCAAATTTCCGATCTATGAGAAAGCCGACTGGGGCAAGCCGTTCGACGTGGTCATCCATGACGAATGCTGCGCCGATGTGAAGGACCAGCCCTATCTCGACAACATCTTCAACGCCCACAAGGAAGGTCTCCCGATGGTGGCACTCCACTGTGCGATGCACTCCTACCGCAGCGGCCCGTTCCAGAGCCCGATGAAACCGGACGCCCCGCAAGCGGGTTGGTTCAACATCCTGGGCCTCCAGTCCTCCGGCCACGGCCCGCAGAAACCCATCGCCCTCAGCTTCGTGGACAAAAAGCATCCGATCACCGTCGGGATGGAGGACTGGACCACCGAAAAGGAGGAACTCTACAACAACGTCCACGGCATCGAGGGCAACTTCAAGAACTGGCCGGACGCCCACCCGCTCATCGAGGGCAAGCAGGACGCCGGTGACCAACCCGGAAAGAACCACGCCGTGGTCGCCTGGACCAACATCTACGGGCCGAAGAAGACGAAAGTGTTCGGCACCACCATCGGCCATAACAACACCACCATCCAGGACGCCCGCTATCTCGACCTGATCACCCGCGGACTGCTGTGGGTCACCGGAAAGCTCGATGAAAACGGCAAGCCGCTCCCCGGTTACGAAGCGGTGAAAAAATAA
- a CDS encoding HAD-IA family hydrolase — MKQGLLFDLDGTLVDSLPGITASLNHALAGMGFATHGSLEVRRFIGNGSWVLAKRAAPQDSPDEAIAAIELAFKAHYDLHWQDGTEPFPGVPEVLAELRAKGHPMAVLSNKPHPFTTVIVERLFPGIRFDAVVGQKEGIPHKPDPAGALEIVRTFGLPPEDCILVGDSTIDLETARNAGIQSIAVTWGYHDRAPLLEGVPGAVVDEVSGLPDAIHG; from the coding sequence ATGAAACAAGGTCTCCTTTTCGATCTGGATGGCACCCTGGTGGACTCCCTGCCGGGCATCACCGCGTCGCTGAACCATGCCCTGGCCGGAATGGGATTCGCCACCCACGGCAGCCTGGAAGTCCGGCGGTTCATCGGCAACGGATCATGGGTGCTGGCGAAGCGGGCGGCACCGCAGGACTCCCCGGACGAAGCCATCGCGGCCATCGAGCTGGCGTTCAAGGCGCACTACGACCTGCACTGGCAGGACGGGACGGAGCCATTTCCGGGAGTGCCGGAGGTGCTGGCGGAACTCCGGGCGAAGGGCCACCCGATGGCGGTGCTGTCGAACAAGCCGCACCCGTTCACCACCGTCATCGTGGAGCGGTTGTTTCCCGGCATCCGCTTTGACGCGGTGGTCGGGCAGAAGGAGGGCATCCCGCACAAGCCGGATCCGGCGGGGGCGCTGGAGATCGTCCGGACTTTCGGGCTGCCACCGGAGGACTGCATATTGGTCGGGGACTCGACCATCGACCTGGAGACGGCCCGGAATGCGGGCATCCAGTCCATTGCCGTAACGTGGGGCTATCATGACCGCGCGCCATTGCTGGAGGGCGTGCCGGGTGCGGTGGTGGATGAGGTTTCCGGGTTGCCGGATGCGATCCATGGCTGA
- a CDS encoding TPM domain-containing protein, which produces MRISHPGKILSAVVAVFLAMAGHALSAPPPPSPLPRYVHDDAGWLGAHSYSALDLRLDRLERKTGWKLLVAILPGLPEGEDAADFTRRMFDGWLPGPERQERAMLLAACDDRTIRILAGSAASLRLPEAERARVVSEMLAVVADDGREAAIEGGVESIISILGRPPVPAPTGGGTTGGATSAGMSRNGWTIVAISSLMVVWIIVRTLVSRRARR; this is translated from the coding sequence ATGCGCATTTCCCATCCCGGAAAAATCCTGTCAGCCGTTGTTGCGGTGTTCCTGGCCATGGCCGGGCATGCGCTTTCCGCTCCGCCGCCGCCCAGCCCGCTGCCGCGCTACGTCCATGACGATGCCGGGTGGCTGGGGGCGCACAGTTACTCCGCGCTGGACCTGAGGCTGGACCGGCTGGAGAGGAAGACCGGCTGGAAGCTGCTGGTGGCCATCCTTCCCGGGCTCCCGGAAGGGGAGGATGCCGCGGATTTCACGCGGCGGATGTTCGACGGATGGCTGCCGGGACCGGAAAGACAGGAGCGGGCGATGCTGCTGGCAGCCTGTGATGACCGGACCATTCGTATCCTGGCGGGGAGTGCTGCTTCACTCCGTCTGCCGGAGGCTGAGCGGGCGCGGGTGGTTTCGGAGATGCTCGCCGTAGTGGCGGACGATGGCCGGGAAGCGGCCATCGAGGGAGGTGTGGAGTCGATCATTTCCATCTTGGGTCGTCCGCCTGTCCCTGCTCCCACAGGCGGAGGAACGACGGGCGGGGCCACCTCTGCGGGAATGTCCCGCAACGGCTGGACCATCGTTGCCATTTCCTCCCTGATGGTGGTCTGGATCATCGTGCGGACCCTCGTCTCCCGGCGGGCGCGCCGGTAG
- a CDS encoding TM2 domain-containing protein: MTTRGDTHSKTIGYLTWLFGFTGAHRFYYGKPVTGVIWFFTFGLLGIGWIIDLFLIPSMDRQADRRFTAGRYDYSVAWILQTFLGTFGIHRFYLGKIVSGVIWLLTLGLFGIGWLYDFCTLNSQVDERNRAA; the protein is encoded by the coding sequence ATGACGACACGCGGGGACACCCACAGCAAAACGATCGGCTACCTGACCTGGCTTTTCGGTTTCACAGGTGCGCACCGTTTCTACTACGGAAAGCCCGTGACCGGAGTGATCTGGTTCTTCACCTTCGGCTTGCTGGGCATCGGCTGGATCATCGACCTGTTCCTCATCCCCTCCATGGACCGGCAGGCGGACCGCCGTTTCACCGCAGGGCGCTATGACTACTCGGTCGCTTGGATCCTCCAGACCTTCCTGGGAACCTTCGGCATCCACCGGTTCTACCTGGGAAAGATCGTCAGCGGCGTCATCTGGCTGCTCACGCTCGGCCTTTTCGGCATCGGCTGGCTCTATGACTTCTGCACGCTGAACAGCCAGGTGGACGAGCGCAACCGGGCGGCCTGA
- a CDS encoding phosphatidylserine/phosphatidylglycerophosphate/cardiolipin synthase family protein, translating to MPLARLLLPATCCLLVGSCSHLSRNARNSTEQRPQATDLLTGAGNLGMGLFRGTAVSAIRQPVTTATLGVSVLWHRPREIVSANVSVPLKLALTPPPEEKPGTMAFEKLLDESNIPKAKSGKLTWLVDGKRFFPDLDREIAAARNSVDLQVYIFDNDDIAVRYADKLKERSKDVEVRVMFDDMGSSFAQTSPPETPAPKGFTPPANMPLYLRSGSELEVRRTLNPWLVADHSKLILVDNRVAYIGGMNIGREYYNEWHDLMIRIEGPIVADFQRDYNRTWRKAGPFGDFGLLRPPRFTQRVPPVGDGAPIRILRTDPAEGRYEILKATLMGIRAAQKRIWIQNPYVAHDDITMAIEEAARRGVDVRMILPARGDSTIMDVANIDVARRLIEAGGKVYNYPLMTHMKVMICDDWACVGSANLDTLSMRINRELNIAFRDPGEVQELIDKVFLPDFRISPRRKLSQTQSPIAPIAEAIADQL from the coding sequence ATGCCTCTCGCCCGCCTCCTCCTCCCCGCCACCTGCTGCCTGCTTGTCGGCTCCTGCTCCCATCTTTCACGGAACGCCCGCAATTCCACCGAACAACGCCCCCAGGCCACCGACCTCCTCACCGGCGCGGGGAACCTGGGCATGGGGCTTTTCCGCGGAACCGCCGTCAGCGCCATCCGGCAGCCGGTCACCACCGCGACGCTGGGCGTCTCCGTCCTCTGGCACCGTCCGCGTGAGATCGTCTCCGCGAATGTGAGCGTGCCGCTGAAGCTGGCCCTCACCCCACCGCCTGAGGAAAAGCCGGGCACCATGGCGTTCGAGAAACTCCTCGACGAATCGAACATCCCGAAGGCGAAGTCCGGAAAGCTGACATGGCTGGTCGATGGCAAACGGTTCTTCCCCGACCTCGACCGCGAGATCGCCGCCGCGAGGAACTCGGTGGACCTGCAGGTCTATATCTTCGACAACGACGACATCGCCGTCCGCTACGCGGACAAGCTCAAGGAACGTTCCAAGGACGTGGAGGTCCGCGTGATGTTCGACGACATGGGCAGCTCCTTCGCCCAGACCTCCCCGCCGGAGACTCCCGCGCCGAAGGGATTCACCCCTCCAGCCAACATGCCACTCTACCTCCGGTCAGGATCGGAACTGGAGGTGCGCCGCACCCTCAACCCCTGGCTGGTGGCGGACCACTCGAAGCTCATCCTGGTGGACAACCGCGTCGCCTACATCGGCGGCATGAACATCGGCCGCGAATACTACAACGAGTGGCATGACCTGATGATCCGCATCGAAGGACCCATCGTCGCGGACTTCCAGCGCGACTACAACCGCACCTGGCGGAAGGCCGGCCCGTTCGGCGACTTCGGCCTGCTGCGCCCGCCCAGATTCACCCAACGCGTTCCACCGGTGGGTGATGGAGCCCCCATCCGCATCCTGCGCACGGATCCGGCGGAGGGCCGCTACGAGATTCTCAAGGCCACCCTCATGGGCATCCGCGCGGCGCAGAAGCGGATCTGGATCCAGAACCCCTACGTCGCCCATGACGACATCACCATGGCCATTGAGGAAGCCGCCCGCCGCGGTGTCGATGTCCGCATGATCCTGCCGGCGCGCGGCGACTCCACCATCATGGACGTCGCCAACATCGACGTCGCCCGGCGCCTCATCGAAGCCGGGGGGAAGGTCTACAACTACCCTCTCATGACCCACATGAAGGTGATGATCTGCGACGACTGGGCCTGCGTCGGATCCGCGAACCTGGACACGCTCAGCATGCGCATCAACCGCGAGCTGAACATCGCCTTCCGCGACCCGGGAGAGGTGCAGGAACTCATCGACAAGGTCTTCCTGCCCGACTTCCGCATCTCCCCGCGCCGCAAACTCAGCCAGACGCAGTCCCCCATCGCGCCCATCGCGGAGGCCATCGCGGACCAGCTTTGA
- a CDS encoding AarF/UbiB family protein, protein MNSTATPFDRHKRITLLFLKHAPLRNAPPDERAAKALADDLENLGAPFARACRLLALRGDLLPPEILGAFAKLDESRCRDEDGEAESMEVIDKVLEDEIGKKALRAFASFHPVPHRFSGAGQVHLATLHDGRRVSVRVQRPKARQRIVRDLDTLAEIAAFIDDPSGRGGLHRFSRFVDRLRITTLRELDYRHEETSLQELREKLNGYSRLRVPLPVPEFCSGRVLTTESIDGTEVWETPPRSTGHSRDLAEQLLGGYLDQIVVHGLVHPQPHLENLLLTGDGELVITEAGGTLKLGSATRPVFCFLLHALCSRDPQAVREASLRLGRPHGDDTVPDAAAFSAAITEALAEENLKERLRAVAKASATAGRPFPMAICRIADLFGNLRMSAEAIHPHFDTERFIAAHIAEQMEQIRENTVPFHSTSAA, encoded by the coding sequence GTGAACTCGACCGCAACTCCCTTCGATCGCCATAAGCGTATCACCCTCCTCTTCCTCAAACACGCACCCCTGCGCAACGCCCCTCCGGATGAGCGGGCGGCAAAGGCCCTCGCGGATGACCTTGAAAACCTGGGCGCTCCCTTTGCCCGGGCCTGCCGCCTGCTGGCGCTCCGCGGCGACCTGCTGCCGCCGGAGATCCTGGGCGCCTTCGCCAAGCTGGACGAGTCCCGCTGCCGGGATGAGGACGGCGAGGCGGAGTCCATGGAGGTCATCGACAAGGTGCTGGAGGATGAGATCGGGAAAAAGGCGCTCCGTGCCTTCGCCTCCTTCCACCCCGTGCCCCACCGCTTCTCCGGCGCGGGGCAGGTCCACCTCGCAACCCTGCACGACGGCCGCCGGGTGTCCGTGAGGGTGCAGCGCCCGAAGGCCCGCCAGCGCATCGTCCGGGATCTGGACACTCTGGCGGAGATCGCCGCCTTCATCGATGACCCTTCCGGCCGTGGCGGCCTCCACCGGTTCTCACGCTTTGTGGACCGCCTGCGCATCACCACCCTCCGGGAACTGGACTACCGCCATGAGGAAACGTCCCTCCAGGAACTCCGGGAAAAACTCAACGGCTACTCCCGCCTCCGCGTCCCCCTGCCCGTGCCGGAGTTCTGTTCCGGACGGGTGCTCACCACCGAGTCCATCGACGGGACGGAGGTGTGGGAGACCCCGCCGAGATCCACCGGGCACTCCAGGGACCTGGCGGAACAGCTTCTCGGAGGCTACCTCGACCAGATCGTCGTCCATGGACTGGTCCACCCCCAGCCGCATCTTGAAAATCTGCTGCTCACCGGGGATGGTGAACTCGTCATCACGGAAGCAGGGGGAACCCTGAAACTCGGGTCCGCCACACGCCCGGTGTTCTGCTTTCTGCTCCACGCGCTTTGCTCGCGGGACCCACAGGCCGTACGGGAAGCTTCGCTGCGCCTTGGCCGTCCCCACGGTGATGATACCGTCCCGGATGCCGCCGCATTCTCCGCAGCCATCACGGAAGCCCTGGCGGAAGAAAACCTCAAGGAACGTCTCCGGGCCGTGGCAAAGGCATCCGCCACCGCAGGCAGGCCATTCCCCATGGCCATCTGCCGCATTGCCGACCTGTTCGGGAATCTCCGCATGAGCGCGGAGGCCATCCACCCACACTTTGACACGGAACGGTTCATCGCCGCGCACATCGCGGAGCAGATGGAGCAGATCCGGGAGAACACCGTCCCGTTCCATTCCACATCCGCCGCCTGA
- a CDS encoding bifunctional GNAT family N-acetyltransferase/carbon-nitrogen hydrolase family protein, translating into MEPRTIHHPAGAVTARTPKVADIPAMIRLHRSCFPPSMGTDEAWREDQLRSHLKVFEDGQVIVERDGEIIGVSSSLIVTMGRDPLRHHTYYGITDDGYFYNHDPKGDTLYGAEVYVDPACRRQGIGAILYGLRRELCKRLNLRRILAGGRLWAYEQYAAKYTPEEYVHAVQDGIVRDPVMGFQLSEGFVVRDVMPNYIRDPRSRNYATLIEWLNPHYRQPPEGEDRKVRVACVQYSMRKINSFDDFAEQVRYFVETAGEDYGADYVLFPEFFSVQLLSAMDPTGSREGIRRLADLTPQFRELMSTLARQQGLHLIAGSHPVLQPDGSLQNEAMMFRPDGTFVSQPKLHITPSERTWWGINGGRSLLVIQTPKAKIGILICYDVEFPEAARYLAEQGVEILFVPYCTDNRQGYLRVTKCAAARAIENQIYVVTTGVVGNLPDVPAMDIHYGRAAVFTPSDFEFARDGIQAEADPNVETMLVTDLDITDLYRSREAGSVTPLMDRRRDLFELRVNLVSDDAP; encoded by the coding sequence ATGGAACCCCGCACCATCCACCACCCTGCAGGAGCCGTCACCGCCCGCACCCCGAAGGTCGCGGACATCCCCGCGATGATCCGGCTCCACCGCAGTTGCTTCCCGCCCAGCATGGGAACGGACGAAGCATGGCGGGAGGACCAGCTCCGGTCCCACCTGAAGGTCTTCGAAGACGGGCAGGTGATCGTGGAGCGGGATGGGGAAATCATCGGTGTCTCCTCCAGCCTGATCGTGACCATGGGCCGTGACCCGCTCCGCCATCACACCTACTACGGCATCACGGACGATGGCTATTTCTACAACCACGATCCCAAGGGTGACACCCTCTACGGCGCGGAGGTCTATGTGGACCCCGCATGCCGCCGCCAGGGCATCGGCGCGATCCTCTACGGACTCCGCCGGGAACTCTGCAAGCGGCTGAACCTGCGCCGCATCCTCGCCGGGGGACGGCTGTGGGCCTATGAGCAGTATGCGGCGAAATACACCCCGGAGGAATACGTCCACGCCGTCCAGGACGGCATCGTCCGGGACCCGGTCATGGGCTTCCAGCTCAGCGAGGGATTCGTCGTCCGCGACGTGATGCCCAACTACATCCGCGACCCGCGCAGCAGGAACTACGCGACCCTCATCGAGTGGCTCAACCCACACTACCGCCAGCCTCCGGAAGGAGAGGACCGCAAGGTGCGCGTCGCCTGCGTCCAGTACTCGATGCGGAAGATCAACAGCTTCGACGACTTCGCGGAGCAGGTCCGCTACTTCGTGGAGACGGCGGGGGAGGACTACGGCGCGGACTACGTCCTGTTCCCGGAGTTCTTCTCCGTACAGCTCCTCTCCGCCATGGACCCCACCGGCTCCCGCGAGGGCATCCGTCGCCTCGCGGACCTGACCCCGCAGTTCCGCGAGCTGATGTCCACCCTCGCCCGCCAGCAGGGCCTCCACCTCATCGCCGGTTCCCATCCGGTCCTGCAGCCGGACGGATCCCTCCAGAACGAGGCCATGATGTTCCGCCCGGACGGCACCTTCGTCTCCCAGCCGAAGCTCCACATCACTCCCTCGGAGCGGACTTGGTGGGGCATCAACGGCGGCCGCTCCCTCCTCGTCATCCAGACACCGAAGGCGAAGATCGGCATCCTCATCTGCTACGACGTCGAGTTCCCGGAAGCCGCCCGCTACCTCGCGGAGCAGGGCGTCGAGATCCTCTTCGTCCCCTACTGCACGGACAACCGCCAGGGCTACCTGCGCGTGACGAAGTGCGCCGCCGCACGCGCCATCGAGAACCAGATCTACGTGGTCACCACCGGAGTGGTCGGAAACCTGCCGGACGTCCCGGCCATGGACATCCACTACGGACGCGCCGCCGTTTTCACCCCCTCGGACTTCGAATTCGCGCGCGACGGCATCCAGGCGGAGGCGGACCCCAACGTGGAGACCATGCTGGTCACCGACCTGGACATCACCGACCTCTACCGCAGCCGCGAGGCCGGGTCGGTCACGCCACTGATGGACCGCCGCCGGGACCTTTTCGAACTGAGGGTCAACCTGGTCTCCGACGACGCGCCCTGA
- a CDS encoding MFS transporter gives MDNQQGNAAGFGAGRLLEARLAVSFLFFMNGAIFASWVSRIPLIQQELGLSHAVLGAALLCVAAGAVVTMPLVGILNGRFGSERLCLFWVVPFSAALPLLALCPDVVTLGAALFFFGCGHGALDVAMNAQGVVVERGHGKPVMSSMHAMFSFGGLLGAGFGIVMAWLGWPPLWHFTLVSVLLGGSALFGCRYLLQGQDRHDAAEGGGFVLPPKALVPLGIVAVAVLLGEGAMADWTGVFLHKTLGATEAFAAAGFAAFSVAMTVGRFSGDWLVAKLGAVPLVRISGLLAAAGMVLAVGTSWPWASLVGFGLVGAGCSTVVPCVFSAAGRMPGVRTGVALASVTTMGYLGFLIGPPLIGFVAQGIGLRGALGLLIGTSVLVALLAGTLRERRG, from the coding sequence ATGGACAACCAGCAGGGAAACGCGGCGGGCTTCGGGGCGGGACGGTTGCTGGAGGCGCGGCTGGCGGTGAGTTTCCTGTTCTTCATGAACGGCGCCATCTTTGCCTCATGGGTGTCACGGATCCCGTTGATCCAGCAGGAGCTGGGGCTAAGCCACGCGGTTCTGGGCGCGGCCCTGCTGTGTGTGGCGGCGGGGGCGGTGGTGACCATGCCGCTGGTGGGCATTCTCAACGGCAGGTTCGGCAGTGAGCGGCTGTGCCTGTTCTGGGTGGTTCCGTTTTCGGCGGCGCTGCCGTTGCTGGCCCTGTGTCCGGATGTGGTCACGCTGGGAGCGGCACTGTTTTTTTTCGGCTGCGGACATGGTGCGCTGGATGTGGCGATGAATGCCCAGGGGGTGGTGGTGGAGCGCGGCCATGGAAAGCCGGTGATGTCCTCCATGCACGCCATGTTCAGCTTCGGCGGGCTGCTCGGCGCAGGCTTCGGCATCGTCATGGCGTGGCTGGGCTGGCCGCCGCTGTGGCACTTCACGCTGGTGAGCGTGTTGCTGGGCGGGAGCGCGTTGTTCGGGTGCCGCTATCTGCTGCAGGGACAGGACCGCCATGACGCGGCGGAGGGCGGTGGATTCGTGCTGCCACCGAAGGCGCTGGTTCCGCTCGGCATCGTGGCGGTGGCGGTGTTGCTGGGGGAGGGGGCGATGGCGGACTGGACGGGCGTCTTTCTCCACAAGACGCTGGGGGCGACGGAGGCCTTCGCGGCGGCGGGCTTCGCGGCGTTTTCCGTGGCGATGACCGTCGGCAGGTTTTCCGGTGACTGGCTGGTGGCGAAGCTCGGCGCGGTGCCGCTGGTGCGGATCAGCGGGTTGCTGGCGGCTGCGGGGATGGTTCTCGCCGTGGGCACTTCGTGGCCGTGGGCTTCGTTGGTGGGGTTCGGCCTGGTGGGGGCGGGTTGTTCGACGGTGGTGCCATGCGTTTTTTCCGCCGCAGGCCGGATGCCCGGGGTGCGGACCGGTGTGGCGCTGGCCTCGGTGACGACGATGGGCTACCTGGGCTTCCTGATCGGGCCGCCGTTGATCGGGTTCGTGGCACAGGGCATCGGCCTGCGGGGGGCGCTGGGGCTGCTCATTGGCACGAGCGTGCTGGTGGCGCTGCTGGCGGGAACGCTGCGGGAGCGGAGGGGGTGA